Proteins from a genomic interval of Niabella soli DSM 19437:
- a CDS encoding zinc dependent phospholipase C family protein, protein MAVLLLGTAGWGFLIHRTVNQLAIYALPKKMQGFFFTNKDSLVYNAPRPDQRRNVDPTEGNKHFLDFEYYGADATTALPHSWNAAIAKYNADTLRKYGTLPYVVLETQRKLTDAMRRKDRDSIIFYATDLGHYIGDAHVPLHTSMNYDGQLTGQRGIHDLWETSVPEAELTNFTIRSRHKAKYLKSPEDAIWDILKHTHSLLPAMFAAETEVSRSFTDTARKYRWEFRWGKNRRFYSKEFAIAFNKALKGSINAQMILSANALADFWYTAWVDAGKPDLNSLIAKPYRKKDFKNERKAYRKGQLIQKGLLISNNFRTRD, encoded by the coding sequence TTGGCTGTTTTGTTACTGGGAACAGCCGGTTGGGGATTTTTAATCCATCGTACTGTAAATCAGTTGGCCATTTATGCATTGCCAAAAAAAATGCAGGGCTTTTTCTTTACCAATAAAGACAGTCTGGTTTACAACGCGCCCAGACCCGACCAACGCCGGAATGTTGATCCAACAGAAGGTAATAAACATTTTCTTGATTTTGAGTATTATGGCGCCGACGCAACCACCGCCCTCCCTCATAGCTGGAATGCTGCCATTGCGAAATACAACGCCGACACACTGAGAAAATATGGCACCCTGCCTTATGTAGTGCTGGAAACCCAGCGGAAACTGACCGACGCAATGCGCAGGAAGGACCGGGATAGTATCATTTTTTATGCAACTGACCTGGGGCATTATATTGGCGATGCGCATGTGCCGCTGCATACCTCTATGAATTATGACGGGCAGTTAACGGGGCAACGAGGGATACATGATCTTTGGGAAACATCCGTACCGGAGGCAGAGCTGACCAATTTTACTATCAGGAGCCGGCATAAAGCAAAATATTTGAAATCACCGGAAGATGCCATCTGGGATATTTTAAAACATACCCATTCTTTATTGCCTGCTATGTTCGCTGCGGAAACCGAGGTCTCCAGGAGTTTTACGGACACCGCAAGAAAATACCGCTGGGAGTTTCGCTGGGGGAAGAACCGCCGCTTTTATTCAAAGGAATTTGCCATTGCTTTTAATAAAGCATTGAAGGGCTCTATTAATGCCCAGATGATCCTTTCGGCAAACGCCCTGGCCGATTTCTGGTACACCGCGTGGGTTGACGCCGGCAAACCTGATCTGAACAGTTTAATAGCAAAACCCTACAGAAAAAAAGATTTCAAAAACGAACGTAAAGCCTATCGTAAAGGGCAGCTCATTCAAAAGGGGCTGCTGATCAGTAATAATTTCAGAACGAGGGATTAG
- a CDS encoding ABC transporter ATP-binding protein, with translation MNLLEVAHLKKYFATQKAVDDISLTIEKGQIFGLLGPNGAGKTTLIRMITGIFYPDAGTIFLDGKVFDPVSDIGKIGYMPEERGLYKKMKIGEQALYLARLKGLSKHEAVESLKNWFEKFEMDSWWNKKVEDLSKGMQQKLQFVITVLHKPKLIILDEPFSGLDPVNANLIKDEIFNLAQNGSTIIFSTHRMEQVEEICDHIVLVNKGQKILDGTVQGIKQEFKEQLYRITFTVPGAVVEENNLFSVEQADSTGLIIQKQPEVSNNQVLSFLLSKGYPIDSFNEILPSLNDIFIRKVEGTPLARRFQAIQN, from the coding sequence ATGAACCTGCTGGAGGTTGCTCATCTGAAAAAATACTTTGCTACCCAGAAGGCTGTTGATGACATCAGTCTTACTATTGAGAAAGGACAGATCTTCGGTTTGCTGGGCCCTAACGGCGCAGGAAAGACCACCCTGATCCGGATGATCACCGGTATTTTTTACCCTGACGCCGGCACCATTTTCCTGGACGGAAAAGTCTTTGACCCGGTAAGTGATATTGGGAAAATCGGCTATATGCCCGAAGAGCGGGGCCTGTATAAAAAGATGAAGATCGGGGAACAAGCCTTATACCTGGCCCGGCTGAAAGGATTGAGTAAACACGAGGCCGTTGAAAGCTTAAAAAACTGGTTTGAAAAATTTGAAATGGATTCCTGGTGGAACAAAAAAGTAGAAGACCTCTCAAAAGGAATGCAGCAAAAATTACAGTTCGTTATTACCGTTTTGCATAAACCCAAGCTCATTATCCTGGACGAACCCTTTAGCGGCCTGGACCCGGTGAACGCCAATTTGATCAAAGACGAAATTTTCAATCTGGCGCAAAACGGCTCCACCATTATTTTCAGCACGCACCGCATGGAGCAGGTTGAGGAAATTTGCGATCATATTGTCTTAGTAAATAAAGGGCAGAAAATTCTTGATGGAACGGTACAGGGTATAAAACAGGAGTTTAAAGAACAGCTATATAGAATAACCTTTACCGTACCAGGTGCGGTTGTGGAGGAAAACAATTTATTCTCCGTTGAGCAGGCAGATAGCACCGGCCTCATTATCCAGAAACAACCGGAGGTAAGCAACAACCAGGTCTTATCTTTTCTTTTAAGCAAGGGCTACCCAATCGATTCCTTTAATGAAATACTACCCAGCCTGAATGATATTTTTATACGCAAAGTGGAAGGAACGCCGCTGGCACGCAGGTTTCAGGCGATTCAAAATTAA